The following proteins are co-located in the Lagenorhynchus albirostris chromosome 2, mLagAlb1.1, whole genome shotgun sequence genome:
- the RABIF gene encoding guanine nucleotide exchange factor MSS4 — MEPAAPPSDLVSAEGRNRKAVLCQRCGSRVLQPGTALFSRRQLCLPPMRKKPALADGGSPEGDLLQDHWLVEDMFTFENVGFTKDVGNIKFLVCADCEIGPIGWHCLDDKNSFYVALERVSHE; from the exons ATGGAGCCCGCGGCGCCGCCGAGCGACCTGGTGTCGGCGGAGGGCCGGAACCGGAAGGCGGTGCTGTGCCAGCGCTGTGGCTCCCGCGTGCTGCAGCCGGGCACGGCGCTCTTCTCCCGCCGGCAG CTCTGCCTCCCGCCCATGAGGAAGAAGCCGGCGCTGGCCGACGGCGGCAGCCCTGAGGGCGACCTTCTGCAGGACCACTGGCTGGTGGAGGACATGTTCACTTTCGAGAACGTGGGCTTCACCAAGGACGTGGGCAACATCAAGTTCCTGGTCTGCGCAGACTGCGAGATCGGCCCCATCGGCTGGCACTGCCTGGACGACAAGAACAGTTTCTATGTGGCCTTGGAACGGGTTTCCCATGAGTGA